One window of Thermocoleostomius sinensis A174 genomic DNA carries:
- a CDS encoding acyl carrier protein, giving the protein MNPIAETLKGTIADIMEWDEPIDDQADLVSDLGMASIDFVELTVAIEKKFGVAVPIEVFSNATTVDSLARWIAEHTTTTAQVSVG; this is encoded by the coding sequence ATGAATCCTATTGCTGAAACATTGAAAGGTACAATTGCCGACATCATGGAATGGGATGAACCGATTGATGATCAGGCTGATCTGGTTAGCGATCTGGGTATGGCGTCGATCGATTTTGTGGAGCTAACCGTAGCCATCGAGAAAAAATTTGGAGTAGCTGTGCCCATTGAAGTTTTCTCTAACGCCACAACGGTTGATTCTTTAGCGCGCTGGATTGCTGAACACACAACCACAACCGCGCAAGTTTCGGTTGGCTAG
- a CDS encoding DUF7693 family protein gives MTQKIKLQVRGQEIADLLRQVGRGEVAARLVAPSCSWQQVYAGNVEFDINGYRVVIFNDCDELDYVDSVVTPDNRVGDFEEWYAQGEEPISLLTKVEQVAIASKLRAATA, from the coding sequence ATGACTCAAAAAATCAAGCTTCAAGTAAGGGGACAGGAAATTGCTGATCTGTTGCGGCAAGTGGGACGGGGCGAAGTTGCGGCTCGATTGGTTGCGCCGAGTTGCAGTTGGCAGCAGGTTTATGCCGGAAATGTAGAATTTGACATCAACGGCTATCGCGTCGTGATTTTTAACGATTGTGATGAATTGGATTATGTCGATTCCGTCGTGACACCAGACAATCGCGTCGGAGATTTTGAGGAATGGTACGCTCAGGGCGAAGAACCCATTAGCTTATTAACCAAGGTAGAACAAGTAGCGATCGCATCTAAATTAAGAGCCGCAACGGCGTAA
- a CDS encoding class I adenylate-forming enzyme family protein — protein sequence MTDGILLTDWKTRLAHKPFVEDDAGVYTYAQSADYIAIVAHSIRRWVPGDQTIVPMLLSNSAEFVLILLGIMAAGKIPYPIQPTCKLQEYQGKTIGLNCQAAICDDSSFDLIVNARVKPITLHLIQTVVTRGSDFEPINRIAGDAKLMCATSGTTALPKRIVLQFTRMLQNAKAHAKSLGLSHNDRILSCLPFYHVFTLSAHIGSVLGLEATFIAGRDSLPQTISHMIQTYAVSYTSFVPAVLDAIVRNFEYELFHSSNLKRISIGSAPVSIKQLKQYRDFFVNQHIYVTYGLSEAGPRVSTLAVDQVDESLWDTVGLPLDQTSVRIADPNQEGIGELQVKSPWQMLGYYGESVANVWEAGWLKTGDLATLTADGFIRLQGRKKDLIISGGVNISPAEIEAALYEIPWVLEAAVLAVPDRKRGEVPHAFVVHNGNGIETETLKRLRDRLDQIKVPKRVHFVDVIPKNATGKVDRAALMKSCLNCIS from the coding sequence ATGACAGATGGAATTTTGCTGACAGATTGGAAAACTCGTCTCGCTCATAAACCGTTTGTAGAAGATGATGCGGGCGTATATACCTATGCCCAATCGGCTGATTACATTGCGATCGTGGCTCACTCAATCCGGCGTTGGGTTCCTGGCGATCAAACCATTGTGCCCATGCTTTTATCAAACTCAGCCGAATTTGTCTTAATTTTGCTTGGCATCATGGCAGCCGGCAAAATTCCTTATCCAATTCAGCCTACCTGCAAGTTACAAGAATATCAGGGCAAAACGATTGGACTCAATTGCCAAGCGGCCATTTGCGACGATAGTAGTTTTGACTTGATTGTGAATGCGAGAGTCAAACCGATTACGCTTCATCTCATTCAGACGGTGGTAACGCGGGGTAGTGATTTCGAACCCATCAATCGCATTGCTGGCGATGCTAAGCTGATGTGTGCGACGTCGGGAACAACTGCCCTACCTAAGCGGATTGTGCTTCAGTTTACTCGAATGTTGCAAAACGCTAAAGCTCATGCCAAATCACTAGGATTGAGCCACAACGATCGAATTCTAAGCTGTCTCCCCTTCTATCATGTGTTTACGCTGTCCGCTCACATTGGTTCAGTCCTTGGGTTAGAAGCGACGTTCATTGCTGGACGTGATTCCTTGCCACAGACAATCAGCCACATGATTCAAACCTATGCTGTGAGCTATACATCTTTTGTGCCCGCTGTTTTAGATGCGATCGTTCGTAATTTTGAGTACGAGCTATTTCACTCGTCCAATCTAAAGCGTATTTCGATCGGTTCGGCTCCAGTTTCTATTAAGCAGCTTAAACAATATAGAGATTTTTTCGTGAATCAGCATATTTATGTCACCTATGGTTTAAGCGAAGCCGGACCGCGTGTTTCAACCTTAGCAGTTGACCAGGTTGATGAATCGTTGTGGGACACAGTTGGACTACCCCTGGATCAAACTTCCGTTCGAATTGCTGATCCTAATCAGGAAGGTATCGGTGAACTTCAGGTGAAATCGCCATGGCAAATGCTGGGCTATTACGGAGAAAGTGTAGCGAATGTATGGGAGGCGGGATGGTTGAAAACAGGTGACTTGGCCACCCTCACCGCAGACGGCTTCATTCGTTTGCAGGGTCGCAAAAAAGATCTGATCATCTCAGGAGGTGTGAATATTAGCCCAGCCGAAATTGAAGCGGCATTGTACGAGATTCCGTGGGTACTGGAAGCGGCAGTGCTGGCTGTGCCCGATCGCAAGCGCGGTGAAGTTCCCCATGCCTTTGTTGTTCATAACGGCAATGGCATAGAAACCGAAACGCTAAAACGATTACGCGATCGCTTAGATCAGATCAAAGTTCCAAAACGGGTGCATTTTGTCGATGTAATTCCTAAGAATGCAACGGGCAAGGTCGATCGAGCCGCTTTGATGAAATCTTGCTTGAATTGTATTTCTTGA
- a CDS encoding chemotaxis protein CheW, which yields MSESFFSESLSASNSQSNSQLSTAAEAYQSDSWLPPTLSSNAPTEASVPIGEQFLRLQLVPSTPVLLPLHQLVEVLSIPSAQIVPVPHMPAWVMGAYNWRGDILWMVDLGHLCGLTPWYAQATHRSTQSAVLLRVQDRRYAKHPVATVKNKSYLLGLVVDRIGEVEWCDPAVLQQLPPFTVSSQMAQFLQGYWWKSNDDMLAVLDGEAIVAAMPRSTLLS from the coding sequence ATGTCTGAGTCCTTTTTTTCTGAGTCCCTTTCTGCCTCGAATTCTCAATCGAATTCTCAGTTGTCTACTGCCGCCGAGGCTTATCAGTCAGACAGTTGGCTACCACCAACATTGTCCTCGAATGCCCCGACAGAAGCGTCTGTCCCCATTGGTGAACAATTTTTGCGCTTACAACTTGTGCCCAGTACGCCAGTGCTGTTGCCACTTCATCAACTGGTGGAGGTGCTATCCATTCCCAGCGCTCAAATTGTCCCCGTTCCTCATATGCCTGCTTGGGTCATGGGAGCTTACAATTGGCGCGGAGACATTCTTTGGATGGTAGATCTAGGGCATTTGTGTGGGTTAACACCGTGGTATGCTCAAGCAACTCACAGATCTACTCAGTCCGCGGTTCTCTTGCGTGTTCAAGACCGTCGCTACGCTAAGCATCCAGTCGCGACTGTCAAAAACAAAAGCTATCTGCTTGGATTAGTGGTCGATCGAATTGGTGAAGTGGAATGGTGCGATCCGGCTGTCCTTCAACAACTGCCACCTTTTACCGTTTCATCCCAGATGGCTCAATTTTTGCAAGGCTACTGGTGGAAGTCGAATGATGACATGTTAGCAGTGCTAGACGGAGAGGCGATCGTGGCGGCAATGCCCCGTAGCACATTATTGAGTTAA
- the rsgA gene encoding ribosome small subunit-dependent GTPase A, translating into MNLQQFGWSKFFASSFNQYAKKQDTETEYTIGRVAIEHRGRYTLYTEFGEQQAEISGKFRHQATQWHAFPTVGDWVVIQLSKTHSPATIHHVLPRKSQFLRKTVGGKTEAQLVAANVDTVFLVSGLDGDFNLRRLERYLLLAWNSGASPVIVLNKADQCPNLEHCIWQVKNLALSVPIAVLSALHQQGLEQLTSHLQPGQTIALLGSSGVGKSTITNQLLGENRQVVQAVRSGDSRGRHTTTQRSLLCLPNGSLLIDTPGMRELQVWAGEESLQTTFTDIRTLAEQCRFRDCQHEEEPGCAVQGAIDQGLLDPSRLLNYRKLNQELAYLARKQDDRAQQLEKAKWKKIHKAQRQHYRGRWGDGEMGR; encoded by the coding sequence ATGAATTTACAGCAATTCGGCTGGAGCAAGTTTTTTGCTAGCAGTTTCAATCAGTATGCCAAGAAGCAGGATACTGAAACGGAATACACGATCGGGCGAGTGGCGATCGAGCATCGCGGCAGGTATACACTTTACACGGAATTCGGGGAACAACAGGCAGAGATCAGCGGCAAGTTTCGCCATCAAGCGACGCAGTGGCACGCCTTTCCAACCGTTGGTGATTGGGTAGTGATTCAGCTTAGTAAGACCCATTCACCCGCCACCATTCATCATGTATTGCCACGCAAAAGCCAATTCTTGCGAAAGACAGTCGGTGGAAAAACCGAGGCTCAGTTAGTCGCTGCCAATGTGGATACGGTGTTTCTGGTATCCGGGCTAGACGGTGACTTCAATTTACGTCGCCTAGAACGCTATTTGCTTCTGGCGTGGAACAGCGGAGCCAGTCCAGTGATCGTGCTTAACAAAGCAGACCAGTGCCCAAATCTAGAGCACTGTATATGGCAAGTGAAGAACCTCGCCCTTAGTGTACCGATCGCCGTACTCAGTGCTCTGCACCAACAAGGACTCGAGCAACTTACGTCTCACCTGCAACCGGGTCAGACAATCGCGCTGCTTGGCTCCTCTGGCGTTGGAAAATCGACCATCACCAATCAACTTTTGGGCGAAAATCGGCAAGTGGTGCAAGCGGTGCGCTCAGGAGACAGTCGGGGACGACACACCACCACCCAGCGATCGTTGCTGTGTTTGCCCAATGGCAGCCTGCTGATTGATACACCCGGGATGCGAGAGCTTCAGGTATGGGCAGGAGAAGAAAGTCTGCAAACCACCTTCACGGATATTAGAACGCTGGCTGAGCAGTGTCGGTTTCGTGATTGTCAGCATGAGGAGGAGCCGGGCTGTGCTGTGCAGGGGGCGATCGATCAAGGTCTGCTTGATCCTTCCCGACTTCTTAACTATCGCAAGCTCAACCAAGAGTTGGCGTATTTGGCGCGCAAGCAAGACGATCGGGCCCAGCAGCTTGAGAAAGCCAAGTGGAAAAAAATTCACAAAGCACAGCGACAGCATTATCGAGGGAGATGGGGAGATGGGGAGATGGGGAGGTAG
- a CDS encoding hotdog family protein — MQVITQSDVEAKLRPFAKEIFVSDVTADPGTVAYSVEVNNPEWLLNDHFPGVSIIQCFFQGAMLMFYEHDRHFDPQMSLFFAGGIKIKFLKPIFEGYQVVFTLTCERFVQNVLLFEGVCVNSNGEAYAKASGSLSSKPRAEVMVQKSQT; from the coding sequence TTGCAAGTGATTACACAAAGCGATGTGGAAGCAAAGCTGCGTCCGTTCGCGAAAGAAATTTTTGTGAGCGATGTTACCGCAGATCCAGGTACGGTTGCTTACAGTGTGGAGGTTAATAACCCCGAGTGGCTCCTCAATGATCATTTCCCAGGAGTCAGTATTATTCAATGTTTTTTTCAAGGTGCGATGCTGATGTTTTACGAGCACGATCGACACTTTGATCCGCAAATGAGTTTGTTCTTTGCCGGTGGCATCAAGATTAAATTCCTCAAACCTATCTTTGAGGGATATCAAGTAGTATTCACTCTGACGTGCGAGCGTTTCGTTCAGAACGTGCTCCTGTTTGAAGGAGTATGCGTGAATTCAAATGGTGAAGCCTATGCCAAGGCTTCCGGCTCTCTGTCATCAAAGCCTAGAGCGGAAGTGATGGTACAGAAATCGCAAACTTAA
- a CDS encoding beta-ketoacyl synthase N-terminal-like domain-containing protein — MSYSVKLTNKVILSGFAAIKPDCLFSHRALIATNVSRASSNQVINLGGSTQVSFDLSTYIGKKGLRFHDRSSKLIAAAIKILLDDTQLLERYSNTDVCLVVGSDGALHSQDEVVREAMLTPRSLNPKAYPNRGCNVIAGQASLMFQLLGESTVVSSGYRSGIDALIYAVRKVLVSDRPAPYIVAAGEGLSEARSLRKKHKTCAGTDYIAAIEGSVALLIEKDSQSTSIHPGSYQVIGYQQAYDTATPLDAMQAFIVALGYQSQAIDSIILGCEDVVHVYTTAATQTVPYDVFGATTLLKLLEMIGLIGLSDPTQAKDIPKRVAIGSADRHGSISMLLLQQT, encoded by the coding sequence GTGTCGTATTCAGTAAAGCTGACTAACAAAGTCATCCTCTCTGGCTTTGCCGCGATTAAACCGGATTGTTTGTTTAGTCATCGGGCTTTAATCGCAACGAATGTATCCAGGGCCTCATCGAATCAGGTTATCAATCTTGGCGGCTCTACCCAAGTGTCATTTGATTTGAGTACCTATATCGGTAAAAAGGGATTGCGGTTTCACGATCGATCCTCTAAATTAATTGCCGCTGCCATCAAAATTCTGCTGGATGATACCCAACTATTGGAGCGGTATTCCAATACCGACGTATGTCTTGTGGTAGGTTCGGATGGAGCGCTGCACTCGCAAGATGAAGTGGTGCGCGAGGCCATGTTGACTCCCCGATCGCTAAACCCGAAGGCTTATCCCAATCGCGGTTGTAATGTAATTGCTGGGCAAGCCAGCCTAATGTTTCAGCTACTTGGAGAAAGCACCGTCGTCAGTTCTGGCTATCGGAGTGGCATCGATGCGTTGATTTATGCTGTTCGGAAAGTCCTGGTGTCCGATCGCCCGGCTCCCTATATTGTTGCGGCTGGAGAAGGACTATCCGAAGCCCGCTCTCTGCGGAAGAAACACAAAACCTGTGCCGGTACAGATTACATTGCCGCAATCGAAGGATCTGTTGCGCTGTTGATTGAAAAGGACAGCCAATCAACATCCATCCATCCAGGCTCCTATCAAGTCATTGGATATCAGCAAGCTTACGATACGGCTACTCCGCTGGACGCTATGCAGGCGTTTATCGTTGCGCTTGGCTACCAGTCCCAGGCTATCGACTCAATCATTCTTGGTTGCGAAGATGTCGTCCATGTTTACACAACCGCTGCTACGCAGACTGTCCCCTACGACGTGTTTGGCGCGACGACTCTACTAAAACTTTTGGAGATGATTGGATTGATTGGATTGAGTGATCCCACTCAGGCAAAAGACATACCTAAGCGTGTTGCCATTGGCTCGGCCGATCGACACGGCAGTATCAGTATGCTGCTACTACAACAAACATGA
- a CDS encoding SDR family oxidoreductase — MDFNLSGKVAIVTGGSAGIGLACAKALYQEGVNLAIVARDPSKLEQAVQRIHACASVPAKVIAVPADLTQTESAEQLVSTVLHQFGHIDILINNAGAPRVGSFLDLDDSAYLDTWNLKPLGYIRLVKAVVPSMIERQDGRIVNIIGSAGRTPGANFLPGGMSNAALLNFTRGVSKELARYNIRISAISPGFTATDRANHLAEKNSQARGISLEDAKAELVQSIPLGRLVDPDHIAAMTVFLVSDLAASITGTEILIDGGFTPGM, encoded by the coding sequence ATGGATTTTAATTTATCAGGCAAAGTAGCAATTGTCACAGGAGGCAGTGCAGGTATCGGTTTGGCCTGCGCCAAGGCACTTTATCAAGAGGGGGTGAATTTGGCGATCGTGGCTCGTGATCCAAGCAAACTGGAGCAAGCCGTACAAAGGATTCACGCTTGCGCCAGTGTGCCTGCTAAGGTGATTGCCGTTCCAGCCGATCTGACCCAAACCGAAAGCGCTGAGCAGCTTGTGTCTACTGTGTTGCACCAGTTCGGGCACATTGATATTTTAATTAACAATGCAGGTGCGCCTCGGGTGGGTTCGTTTCTAGATCTTGATGACAGCGCCTATCTAGACACCTGGAATCTGAAACCGCTGGGCTATATCCGCTTGGTCAAAGCGGTTGTGCCAAGCATGATCGAGCGGCAGGACGGGCGCATTGTCAATATCATTGGCTCGGCTGGACGAACGCCAGGTGCAAACTTTCTCCCAGGCGGTATGTCAAACGCCGCCTTGCTTAACTTCACACGCGGCGTTTCCAAAGAACTCGCTCGCTACAATATTCGTATCAGTGCCATTTCACCTGGCTTTACCGCCACCGATCGCGCCAATCATCTCGCCGAGAAGAATTCTCAAGCACGGGGCATTAGCTTGGAAGACGCGAAGGCGGAGTTAGTACAGTCAATTCCGCTTGGGCGATTGGTTGATCCCGATCACATTGCCGCAATGACAGTATTTTTGGTATCTGACCTTGCTGCTTCAATCACGGGAACTGAAATTTTGATCGATGGCGGGTTTACTCCGGGTATGTAG
- a CDS encoding beta-ketoacyl-[acyl-carrier-protein] synthase family protein, whose translation MSTTVCVSGYGAVTPYGAGARTSFSGLLQGQPIYQAATRLDLSDSYFTQKQIAEIGESITWSSDWSDLHPQAYATQFTLLAMEEALAQSNLGTDLRQLRVGIAITTLESHSLEELAIALADTEAVVDPDLVALADPEYCLRAIRQRTGAAGPGLVLSNACASGNHAIAAGADLIRSGEVDVAIVGGGCNMFKSALVGFHQFQGISQDTCRPFSANRSGVMLGDGAGILVLEREDHARSRGISPTIVMEGYGTSCDAYDMMSPHPDGVGMALAMQRALEQSQLSPDAIQYINAHGTGTFQNDRLETLSIRRVFGKYADRLMVSSTKSLHGHGLLAASALEAVWCCCVLDQGQVPPTMNYEEFDCECDLDYVINQSRVADVVRCMNNSFGFGGSNSSVVFSKAD comes from the coding sequence ATGAGCACAACTGTTTGTGTGTCTGGATACGGCGCGGTTACGCCCTATGGTGCGGGTGCAAGGACATCGTTCTCAGGATTACTGCAAGGGCAACCTATCTATCAAGCTGCCACAAGGTTGGATTTGAGTGACAGCTATTTTACTCAAAAACAGATTGCTGAAATTGGTGAAAGCATTACCTGGAGTAGTGACTGGTCTGATTTACATCCCCAGGCCTATGCCACTCAATTCACCCTACTGGCAATGGAGGAAGCCCTTGCCCAGTCCAACCTTGGCACTGATCTCAGGCAACTGCGCGTAGGAATCGCCATCACCACCTTGGAATCACACAGTTTAGAAGAACTGGCGATCGCTTTGGCCGACACAGAGGCGGTTGTTGATCCGGACCTTGTCGCCTTAGCAGATCCAGAGTATTGCCTGCGAGCCATTCGGCAGCGCACTGGAGCCGCTGGTCCAGGATTGGTGTTGAGCAATGCCTGTGCATCGGGCAACCATGCCATTGCCGCCGGAGCCGATCTAATTCGCAGTGGTGAAGTAGATGTGGCGATCGTGGGAGGAGGCTGCAACATGTTCAAATCGGCACTAGTTGGGTTTCATCAGTTTCAGGGAATTAGCCAAGATACCTGTCGTCCATTTTCGGCCAATCGCTCGGGTGTCATGCTAGGAGATGGGGCCGGAATCTTAGTTTTAGAACGCGAAGATCATGCTCGCTCGCGTGGCATCTCTCCCACTATTGTGATGGAGGGCTACGGTACCAGTTGCGACGCTTACGATATGATGTCGCCTCATCCCGATGGTGTGGGCATGGCATTGGCAATGCAGCGAGCACTCGAACAATCTCAGCTATCACCAGATGCTATTCAGTACATCAATGCCCACGGCACTGGCACGTTTCAAAACGATCGATTAGAAACCCTCAGCATCCGTCGGGTCTTTGGCAAATATGCTGATCGGTTGATGGTGAGTAGTACAAAATCGCTGCATGGGCACGGCTTACTCGCGGCTTCTGCCTTGGAAGCAGTGTGGTGTTGTTGTGTTCTAGACCAAGGACAAGTTCCTCCCACAATGAATTACGAAGAATTCGATTGCGAGTGTGATTTGGATTACGTGATAAATCAATCCAGGGTTGCTGATGTGGTTCGTTGTATGAACAATTCCTTTGGCTTTGGAGGATCTAATTCGAGTGTCGTATTCAGTAAAGCTGACTAA
- a CDS encoding aspartate kinase yields MALIVQKYGGTSVGSVERIQAVAQRVKRSVQEGHSIVVVVSAMGKTTDGLVKLAYDISPNPNRREMDMLLSTGEQVSIALLSMALQELGQPAISMTGAQVGIVTEAEHTRARILSIDPDRVQRHLQDGKVVVVAGFQGISSLSDLEITTLGRGGSDTSAVALAAALQADLCEIYTDVPGILTTDPRLVPDAQLMTEITSDEMLELASLGAKVLHPRAVEIARNYGVTLVVRSSWTDDPGTKVISPIPQPRPLQGLEIAHPVDAVEFDTDQAKVAMLRVPDRPGIAARLFGEIALQNLDVDLIIQSIHEGNSNDIAFTVTKNSLNRAEAVAAAIAPALRSHPHPSSGEAEVMVERQMAKVSIVGAGMIGRPGVAAQMFETLAEAGVNIQMISTSEVKVSCAIDADDCDRAIAALCNVFNVSRSPLRGQPSTVPEQSSLSLSPSIPPVRGAALDLKQARLAIRHVPDRPGMAARIFRHLADRNISVDMIIQSQRCRLVNGLTTRDIAFTVAQADAKDAQMFLEQAATELGYGEVVVDEAIAKVSIVGTGMVGRPGIAARMFDALAKQQINIQMIATSEIKVSCIVAEADGVRALQAVHTAFDLSGNEQIVVPA; encoded by the coding sequence ATGGCGCTAATTGTTCAAAAGTATGGTGGTACGTCGGTTGGCTCGGTTGAGCGCATTCAGGCAGTCGCTCAACGGGTGAAGCGATCGGTTCAGGAGGGACACTCGATTGTGGTGGTGGTGTCGGCAATGGGCAAAACCACCGATGGGTTGGTGAAGCTGGCGTATGATATTTCGCCCAATCCTAACCGTCGCGAGATGGATATGCTGCTTTCGACAGGTGAGCAAGTGTCGATCGCGCTGCTCAGTATGGCGCTTCAGGAATTAGGACAACCCGCTATTTCTATGACTGGGGCACAGGTTGGCATTGTCACAGAAGCAGAGCATACTCGCGCCCGGATTCTTAGCATTGACCCCGATCGGGTGCAGCGCCATTTGCAGGACGGCAAGGTGGTTGTGGTGGCTGGATTTCAAGGAATTTCTAGCCTGTCTGACTTAGAAATTACAACGCTAGGGCGAGGGGGGTCTGATACCTCGGCTGTGGCCCTAGCTGCCGCTCTCCAAGCCGATCTTTGCGAAATCTATACCGATGTTCCAGGGATTCTTACCACCGATCCGCGCCTCGTGCCCGATGCTCAGTTAATGACGGAAATTACCTCCGATGAAATGCTGGAGTTGGCTAGTTTGGGAGCTAAGGTGTTACATCCGCGTGCGGTGGAAATTGCCCGCAACTATGGTGTCACCCTGGTGGTGCGCTCTAGTTGGACGGATGATCCGGGCACAAAGGTAATCTCGCCAATCCCGCAACCGCGCCCGCTACAAGGCTTGGAAATTGCTCATCCAGTGGATGCGGTTGAATTTGATACCGATCAAGCCAAAGTGGCCATGCTACGAGTGCCCGATCGCCCCGGCATTGCCGCTCGCTTATTTGGTGAGATTGCTCTGCAAAACCTAGATGTGGATTTGATCATCCAATCGATTCACGAGGGCAACAGCAACGATATTGCCTTTACCGTCACGAAGAACTCGCTGAACCGAGCCGAAGCGGTGGCTGCCGCCATTGCCCCTGCTTTACGCAGTCATCCTCATCCCAGTTCAGGTGAAGCTGAAGTCATGGTGGAACGGCAGATGGCTAAAGTCAGCATTGTGGGGGCTGGCATGATTGGTCGGCCTGGTGTTGCCGCTCAAATGTTTGAAACCCTAGCGGAGGCTGGCGTTAACATTCAGATGATCTCTACCTCGGAGGTAAAAGTTAGTTGCGCGATCGATGCAGATGATTGCGATCGAGCCATTGCCGCTCTGTGCAACGTGTTTAACGTCAGCCGTTCACCTTTGCGGGGGCAACCGTCCACCGTTCCTGAACAATCCTCTCTCTCTCTCTCTCCTTCCATTCCTCCGGTTCGTGGAGCGGCCCTCGACCTCAAACAAGCCCGGCTTGCCATTCGTCATGTGCCCGATCGCCCTGGTATGGCCGCCCGAATCTTTCGCCACTTGGCCGATCGCAACATCAGTGTTGACATGATCATTCAGTCACAGCGCTGCCGTTTAGTTAATGGATTGACTACTCGCGATATTGCTTTCACAGTGGCTCAAGCGGATGCTAAAGATGCTCAGATGTTTCTTGAGCAAGCTGCTACTGAATTGGGCTATGGCGAAGTAGTAGTTGATGAGGCGATCGCCAAAGTCAGCATTGTTGGCACGGGTATGGTCGGTCGTCCTGGTATTGCGGCTCGTATGTTTGATGCGTTGGCCAAACAGCAAATAAATATTCAGATGATTGCGACCTCTGAAATCAAAGTCAGTTGCATTGTGGCAGAGGCAGACGGCGTTCGGGCGTTGCAAGCCGTTCACACCGCCTTTGATTTGTCAGGCAACGAACAGATTGTTGTGCCTGCATGA
- a CDS encoding response regulator transcription factor, whose translation MSTALIVEDSMTDLQIFVRCLQESGINVLIAQSGEEAIATITKQKPDVVVLDVVLPGCSGFEVCRKLKTEAETSHIPIVICSTKGSQMDRFWGLKQGADAYLAKPVDQDELVQTIRQLINR comes from the coding sequence ATGAGTACTGCCCTAATTGTTGAAGATTCAATGACCGATTTGCAAATTTTTGTACGGTGCCTTCAAGAGAGTGGTATCAATGTTTTAATTGCTCAAAGTGGTGAGGAAGCGATCGCCACAATTACCAAACAAAAACCTGACGTGGTGGTGTTGGATGTCGTCTTACCTGGCTGTAGCGGGTTTGAAGTCTGCCGCAAGCTTAAGACAGAAGCAGAAACGAGTCACATTCCAATTGTGATTTGTTCGACAAAAGGAAGCCAAATGGATCGATTTTGGGGATTGAAGCAAGGAGCTGACGCTTACCTAGCTAAGCCTGTGGATCAGGATGAACTCGTGCAAACCATTCGACAACTAATCAATCGATAA
- a CDS encoding sulfite exporter TauE/SafE family protein, whose protein sequence is MNLPHELILAVGGLLSGILAGLLGAGGGVLCVPLLIALDYTPIQALGTSCLAVAIISISGSIQNSRMGYFSVQRVVLIGMPALITTQISAYAVSQVAPHVLLILFGSIMLLLTYLVKLRKQLIQRTKQYAKDSLIYAKKYAEQTVPGWVRSNVVKRIATGTVAGFFAGMVGGGSGTLLVPLQMLILEESIKLAIQTSVGVNIITSLSASASHASRGNVLLLPGLLLGIGGFLGAQMGTRFLPKLPDKTVSFAFNTLVVALSIYLFWKAWNLYYGG, encoded by the coding sequence ATGAATCTACCACATGAATTAATTCTGGCAGTAGGAGGTCTGCTTTCGGGCATTCTAGCGGGGCTTTTAGGGGCTGGCGGTGGAGTGCTGTGCGTACCTCTACTGATTGCATTGGACTATACGCCGATTCAAGCTCTAGGAACGAGTTGTTTAGCCGTTGCTATTATTTCCATCTCTGGCAGTATCCAAAATTCTCGGATGGGCTATTTCAGCGTCCAACGAGTCGTGTTGATTGGAATGCCGGCTCTGATTACGACTCAGATTAGCGCTTACGCCGTGAGCCAAGTTGCTCCCCATGTTTTGCTCATCCTTTTCGGCTCGATTATGCTGCTGTTGACTTATTTAGTTAAATTGCGAAAGCAGCTGATTCAGCGCACCAAACAGTACGCGAAAGATTCGCTAATCTATGCTAAGAAGTACGCGGAACAAACCGTGCCGGGTTGGGTTCGATCGAATGTTGTCAAGCGCATCGCCACTGGAACTGTGGCTGGGTTCTTTGCTGGTATGGTTGGCGGCGGATCGGGGACGCTGCTGGTGCCGCTGCAAATGTTGATCTTGGAAGAAAGTATCAAGCTGGCCATCCAAACCAGTGTCGGCGTTAACATTATCACATCCCTATCTGCTTCAGCTAGCCACGCAAGCCGAGGAAATGTTTTGCTGCTTCCAGGGCTGCTTCTGGGTATTGGTGGGTTTTTAGGTGCTCAAATGGGAACTCGCTTCTTGCCCAAACTGCCGGACAAAACGGTCAGTTTTGCCTTTAATACATTGGTAGTAGCACTGTCTATCTATCTTTTTTGGAAGGCTTGGAATCTCTATTATGGGGGCTAA